One window of the Shimwellia blattae DSM 4481 = NBRC 105725 genome contains the following:
- the glnP gene encoding glutamine ABC transporter permease GlnP gives MQFDWSAIWPAIPLLLEGAKMTLLISVIGLLGGLVIGLIAGFARSFGGWLANHIALVFIEVIRGTPIVVQVMFIYFALPMAFSDLRIDPFSAAVVTIMINSGAYIAEITRGAVLSIHRGFREAGLALGLSRWETIRYVIMPLALRRMLPPLGNQWIISIKDTSLFIVIGVAELTRQGQEIIAGNFRALEIWSAVAVIYLIITLVLSFVLRRLEKRMKIL, from the coding sequence ATGCAGTTTGACTGGAGTGCCATCTGGCCCGCCATCCCGCTCCTGCTTGAAGGGGCAAAAATGACGCTGCTGATCTCGGTCATCGGGTTGCTGGGCGGCTTAGTGATTGGCCTGATAGCGGGTTTTGCCCGCTCCTTCGGCGGCTGGCTTGCCAACCATATCGCCCTGGTATTTATCGAAGTTATCCGCGGCACACCGATTGTCGTCCAGGTAATGTTTATCTACTTCGCCCTGCCGATGGCCTTTAGCGATCTGCGCATCGATCCGTTCAGCGCCGCAGTGGTCACCATTATGATCAACTCCGGTGCCTATATTGCAGAAATCACCCGTGGTGCCGTGCTCTCCATTCACCGGGGCTTTCGCGAAGCGGGCCTGGCACTGGGGCTCTCCCGCTGGGAAACCATTCGCTATGTGATTATGCCGCTGGCCCTGCGCCGTATGCTGCCGCCGCTGGGTAACCAGTGGATCATCAGCATTAAAGATACCTCGCTGTTTATTGTTATCGGCGTGGCCGAGCTGACCCGCCAGGGCCAGGAAATTATTGCCGGTAACTTCCGCGCGCTGGAAATCTGGAGCGCCGTGGCAGTTATCTATCTGATTATCACGCTGGTTCTGAGCTTTGTTCTGCGCCGCCTTGAAAAAAGGATGAAAATCCTGTGA
- the glnQ gene encoding glutamine ABC transporter ATP-binding protein GlnQ — MIEFKNVSKHFGQTQVLHNIDLHIKQGEVVVIIGPSGSGKSTLLRCINKLEEITSGELIVDGMKVNDPKVDERLIRQEAGMVFQQFYLFPHLTALDNVAFGPLRVRHTSKTDAEQQAKALLAKVGLAERAHHYPSELSGGQQQRVAIARALAVKPKMMLFDEPTSALDPELRHEVLKVMQDLAEEGMTMVIVTHEIGFAEKVASRLIFIDKGRIAEDGDPRELVNNPQSPRLKEFLQHVS; from the coding sequence GTGATTGAATTTAAAAACGTCTCCAAGCACTTCGGCCAGACCCAGGTGCTGCACAATATCGACCTGCATATTAAACAAGGTGAAGTGGTGGTGATTATCGGCCCGTCCGGCTCCGGTAAATCAACCCTGCTGCGCTGCATCAATAAGCTGGAGGAGATAACCAGCGGCGAGCTGATTGTTGACGGCATGAAGGTGAACGATCCTAAAGTGGACGAGCGCCTGATCCGCCAGGAAGCGGGCATGGTGTTCCAGCAGTTCTACCTGTTCCCGCATCTAACCGCGCTGGATAACGTGGCATTTGGCCCGCTGCGGGTGCGCCACACCAGCAAAACCGATGCGGAACAGCAGGCCAAAGCGCTGCTGGCAAAGGTTGGCCTTGCTGAACGCGCCCATCACTACCCGTCTGAGCTCTCCGGTGGCCAGCAGCAGCGTGTGGCCATTGCCCGCGCGCTGGCGGTGAAGCCGAAGATGATGCTGTTTGATGAGCCCACCTCAGCCCTGGATCCGGAGCTGCGCCATGAAGTGCTGAAAGTGATGCAGGATCTGGCCGAAGAAGGCATGACCATGGTTATCGTCACCCATGAAATCGGCTTTGCTGAGAAGGTGGCCTCCCGGCTTATCTTCATTGATAAGGGGCGGATTGCGGAAGACGGCGATCCCCGCGAGCTGGTCAATAACCCGCAGAGCCCGCGCCTGAAAGAGTTCCTGCAGCACGTATCCTGA
- the rlmF gene encoding 23S rRNA (adenine(1618)-N(6))-methyltransferase RlmF: protein MKTVSPRKPGLHPRNRHHQRYDFTALCQDCPALVPFLRTAPGGDKTIDFADPEAVKCLNQALLAHFYQVREWAIPDGFLCPPVPGRADYIHHLADLLAEHRNGVPPRQASVLDIGTGANLIYPLVGNCEYGWRFTGSEINEAALKNASRIISANPGLSKHIRLRRQKDSSAFFKGIIHSAECYDATLCNPPFHDSADTARAGSERKRRNLGVKSESLNFGGQQQELWCPGGEVAFIKGMIAESVAFRRQVLWFTTLVSRGDNLPVLYRALQEAGVEKVVKLEMAQGQKQSRILAWSFMNDEQRQRWAASRFTG, encoded by the coding sequence ATGAAAACTGTAAGTCCCCGCAAGCCAGGGCTACACCCGAGAAACCGTCATCACCAGCGGTATGATTTTACTGCACTGTGCCAGGATTGCCCGGCGCTGGTGCCGTTTTTACGCACCGCCCCCGGTGGCGATAAGACCATTGATTTTGCCGATCCGGAGGCGGTGAAGTGCCTGAACCAGGCATTACTGGCCCATTTTTACCAGGTCCGGGAGTGGGCAATTCCTGACGGTTTTTTATGCCCGCCGGTGCCCGGCCGGGCGGATTATATTCATCATCTGGCGGACCTTCTGGCAGAGCACCGCAACGGCGTGCCGCCACGTCAGGCCAGCGTGCTGGATATCGGCACCGGCGCCAATCTTATCTACCCGCTGGTGGGGAACTGTGAATACGGCTGGCGCTTTACCGGCAGTGAGATAAACGAAGCCGCGCTGAAAAATGCCAGCCGGATCATTAGCGCCAACCCGGGGCTGAGTAAACATATCCGTCTGCGCCGCCAGAAGGACAGCAGCGCCTTCTTTAAAGGCATTATCCACAGTGCAGAGTGCTACGACGCCACCCTGTGCAACCCGCCGTTCCATGATTCTGCCGACACGGCCCGGGCAGGCAGTGAACGCAAGCGGCGTAACCTGGGCGTGAAAAGTGAGAGCCTGAACTTCGGCGGCCAGCAGCAGGAGCTGTGGTGCCCCGGTGGTGAGGTGGCCTTTATTAAAGGCATGATTGCTGAAAGTGTCGCCTTCCGCCGCCAGGTGCTGTGGTTCACGACGCTGGTCTCCCGGGGGGATAACCTGCCGGTGTTATACCGGGCGCTCCAGGAGGCCGGGGTGGAGAAGGTTGTGAAGCTGGAGATGGCCCAGGGCCAGAAGCAGAGCCGGATCCTGGCCTGGAGTTTTATGAATGACGAACAGCGCCAGCGCTGGGCGGCAAGCCGGTTTACCGGCTGA
- a CDS encoding flavin reductase family protein: protein MTRRYYYEPAKGHGLPHDPLNAIIGPRPIGWISSVDPLGRNNLAPYSFFNCFNYRPPIIGFSSNGWKDSVSNIIATGHFVWNLTTRDLAEKMNETSAALPHGEDEFIRAGLTPLPGTRVPSPLVAESPVNFECRLSQHLQLTSAAGEPVDTWLVLGEVVAVHIDESLLENGIYQTAKARPVLRAGGAGAYYSIDESQRFDLLRPGARRPG, encoded by the coding sequence ATGACCCGTCGCTACTATTATGAGCCCGCAAAGGGCCACGGTTTACCTCACGATCCCCTAAACGCCATTATCGGGCCCCGGCCCATTGGCTGGATCTCCTCCGTCGATCCCCTCGGGCGCAATAATCTGGCCCCTTACAGTTTTTTCAACTGTTTTAACTACCGCCCGCCGATCATCGGTTTTTCCAGTAACGGCTGGAAAGACAGCGTCAGCAATATTATTGCCACCGGGCATTTTGTCTGGAATCTGACCACCCGCGACCTGGCAGAAAAGATGAATGAAACCTCCGCAGCACTGCCCCACGGGGAGGATGAGTTTATCCGCGCGGGCTTAACCCCCCTGCCGGGAACCCGGGTGCCGTCACCGCTGGTGGCCGAAAGCCCGGTGAATTTTGAATGCCGGTTATCACAACATCTGCAACTGACCAGCGCCGCCGGTGAGCCGGTAGACACCTGGCTGGTGCTGGGAGAGGTCGTCGCCGTACATATTGATGAGTCGCTGCTGGAAAACGGTATTTACCAGACAGCGAAAGCCCGGCCCGTATTGCGCGCCGGTGGGGCGGGCGCCTACTACAGTATTGATGAAAGCCAGCGTTTTGACTTACTGCGTCCGGGTGCCCGCAGGCCCGGATAA
- the mcbA gene encoding DUF1471 family periplasmic protein McbA produces the protein MKKLLLVVTAALLVSAAHGSFAAQTLTQEQLGQLHKAGTVSASGASNLDDLQAQLAEKARQEGAKGYVITSAGGENKMFGTANIYK, from the coding sequence ATGAAAAAACTGCTTTTAGTCGTTACCGCCGCGCTGCTGGTCAGCGCCGCGCACGGCAGTTTTGCCGCACAGACACTCACGCAGGAACAGCTGGGGCAGCTTCATAAGGCCGGAACGGTCTCTGCCAGTGGTGCCAGCAATCTTGATGATCTGCAGGCCCAGCTTGCCGAAAAAGCCCGACAGGAAGGGGCAAAAGGCTATGTGATTACCTCCGCCGGGGGGGAAAACAAAATGTTCGGTACGGCTAATATCTACAAGTAG
- the bhsA gene encoding multiple stress resistance protein BhsA, which translates to MKTTKYVAVTALLSMLSFGAFAAQQVDHAPANSQKIGVVSASGATNLDQLQSELAAKAAKAGASSYEITSASGNNLMHGTAVIYK; encoded by the coding sequence ATGAAAACGACTAAATATGTTGCTGTAACCGCCCTGCTCTCCATGCTCTCTTTCGGTGCTTTTGCCGCTCAGCAGGTTGACCATGCTCCGGCGAACAGCCAGAAAATAGGGGTTGTTTCCGCTTCCGGCGCCACCAACCTTGATCAGCTCCAGAGCGAGCTGGCCGCTAAAGCCGCCAAAGCGGGCGCCTCTTCTTATGAAATTACCTCTGCATCCGGTAATAACCTGATGCACGGTACTGCGGTGATTTACAAATAA
- the ybiB gene encoding DNA-binding protein YbiB, with translation MDYRKIIKEIGRGKNHARDLGLETARELYSRMLGAEVPDLELGGILIALRIKGEGEAELRGFYQAVRQRCIRLTPPAGKPMPIVIPSYNGARKQANLTPLLALLLNKLGYPVVVHGVTRDPTRVISETIFDLLGVAPAQHAGQAQARLDSHHPVWLPVNVLCPPLAQQLDLRWRMGVRNSAHTLAKLATPFAEDAALRLASVSHPEYVPKVARFFTDIGGRGLLMHGTEGEVYANPQRCPQISLITGQGTRVLCERQENVVVEDIPLPADKDAEITARWSERCLAGVEPVPDALKLQMACCIVATGDAPDLSLALDRVNQVFV, from the coding sequence GTGGACTACCGTAAAATAATTAAAGAAATTGGCCGTGGTAAGAATCATGCCCGGGATCTGGGTCTGGAGACCGCCCGGGAGCTCTACAGCCGGATGCTGGGCGCCGAGGTGCCGGATCTGGAGCTGGGGGGCATACTGATTGCCCTGCGAATCAAAGGAGAGGGAGAGGCCGAACTGCGCGGCTTTTACCAGGCTGTCCGGCAGCGCTGTATCCGGCTCACCCCGCCTGCCGGTAAGCCGATGCCGATTGTGATCCCCAGCTATAACGGGGCCCGTAAACAGGCCAATCTGACACCGCTGCTGGCGCTGTTGCTGAATAAGCTGGGCTATCCGGTGGTGGTGCACGGGGTGACCCGGGATCCCACCCGGGTCATTTCCGAAACGATTTTTGACTTGCTGGGGGTTGCGCCCGCACAGCACGCAGGCCAGGCTCAGGCCCGGCTGGATTCCCACCACCCGGTGTGGCTGCCGGTTAATGTGCTCTGCCCGCCGCTGGCGCAGCAGCTTGATTTGCGCTGGCGGATGGGGGTGCGCAATAGCGCCCATACCCTGGCGAAACTGGCGACCCCTTTTGCCGAAGACGCGGCGCTGCGTTTAGCCAGCGTCTCCCACCCGGAATATGTCCCGAAGGTGGCGCGCTTCTTTACTGATATCGGAGGGCGCGGTCTGCTGATGCACGGCACTGAAGGGGAGGTGTACGCCAATCCACAGCGCTGCCCGCAGATAAGCCTGATTACCGGGCAGGGAACACGGGTACTGTGCGAGCGCCAGGAGAACGTTGTGGTGGAGGATATTCCGCTACCGGCAGATAAAGACGCGGAAATCACCGCCCGCTGGAGCGAGCGCTGCCTGGCCGGGGTTGAGCCGGTGCCGGATGCCCTGAAGCTACAGATGGCCTGCTGTATTGTCGCCACCGGCGATGCGCCGGATCTCAGCCTGGCGCTGGATCGCGTAAATCAGGTGTTTGTGTAG
- the dinG gene encoding ATP-dependent DNA helicase DinG has translation MALSAAVKAQISAWYKALQQQIPDFIPRAPQRQMIAEVAKTLAGEEGRHLAIEAPTGVGKTLSYLIPGIALARDEQKTLVVSTANVALQDQIFSKDLPLLGKIIPELKFTAAFGRGRYVCPRNLSMLACGDADHQGDLLAFLDDDMAPASQAEQTLCAGLQNDLASYRWDGLRDHSHKTIEDSLWARLSTDKASCLGRNCHWYRECPFFVARKAITEAEVVVANHALVMAALESDAVLPEAKNMLLVLDEGHHLPDVARDALEMSAEITGSWVRLQLDLFIKLVATCREQFRPKSMPPLANPERLSEHCDEVAELLGALNQVFSQLLPPQQEAEYRFPMGELPEEILAHAQRLAKLTDGLRGLAEALLNDLSERTGQQDIVRLHRALLQMNRALGHFEAQSKLWKLAAMVQASGAPVSKWVSRQLAEGQPHLYLHCVGIRVSDQLEKLLWRSVPHVVVTSATLRSLNRFDRLQELSGLKEKAGDRFVSLPSPFHHVDQGKILIPRMRYEPSIDNEPLHLAEMATFFRQELAKGEHKGMLVLFASMRALQCFLTFVTDLRLTLLVQGDKPRYRLVELHRKRIEKGETSVLVGLQSFAEGLDLKGEYLTQVHIHKIAFPPVDSPPVVTEGEWLKSLKRYPFEVQSLPSASFNLIQQVGRLIRSHSCWGEVIIYDRRLLTKNYGKRLLDALPVFPLSQPEVPEAIVKAKTVTTRKRRKR, from the coding sequence ATGGCTCTCTCTGCGGCGGTAAAAGCGCAAATCAGCGCATGGTATAAGGCGCTCCAGCAACAAATTCCGGACTTTATCCCCCGTGCGCCCCAGCGCCAGATGATTGCCGAGGTGGCAAAAACCCTGGCCGGTGAAGAGGGCCGCCATCTGGCTATTGAGGCGCCGACCGGGGTCGGGAAAACGCTCTCCTACCTGATCCCCGGCATTGCGCTGGCCCGTGATGAGCAAAAAACCCTGGTGGTCAGTACCGCCAATGTGGCGCTGCAGGATCAAATCTTCAGTAAAGATTTGCCGCTGCTGGGCAAAATTATCCCCGAACTTAAATTTACCGCAGCCTTTGGTCGCGGGCGCTATGTGTGCCCGCGCAACCTGTCGATGCTCGCCTGCGGCGATGCTGACCACCAGGGGGATTTGCTGGCCTTTCTGGACGATGACATGGCCCCGGCAAGCCAGGCGGAGCAGACCCTGTGTGCCGGGCTGCAAAACGACCTCGCCAGCTACCGCTGGGACGGTCTGCGCGATCACAGCCACAAAACCATTGAAGACAGCCTGTGGGCGCGGCTCAGCACCGATAAAGCCAGCTGCCTGGGGCGTAACTGCCACTGGTATCGGGAGTGTCCGTTTTTTGTGGCGCGCAAAGCCATTACCGAGGCAGAAGTGGTCGTGGCGAACCACGCCCTGGTGATGGCCGCCCTGGAGAGCGACGCGGTACTGCCGGAGGCCAAAAATATGCTGCTGGTGCTTGATGAAGGCCACCACCTGCCGGATGTCGCCCGGGATGCCCTGGAGATGAGCGCCGAAATAACCGGCAGCTGGGTTCGCCTGCAACTGGATCTGTTTATTAAGCTGGTCGCCACCTGCCGGGAGCAGTTTCGCCCCAAATCCATGCCGCCGCTGGCAAATCCGGAGCGGCTGAGCGAACACTGTGATGAGGTCGCCGAACTGCTGGGGGCCCTTAACCAGGTGTTCAGCCAGCTACTGCCCCCACAGCAGGAGGCCGAATACCGCTTCCCGATGGGCGAACTGCCGGAAGAGATCCTCGCCCATGCTCAGCGGCTGGCGAAGCTGACCGACGGGCTGCGCGGCCTGGCAGAAGCGCTGCTGAACGATCTGAGCGAGCGCACCGGCCAGCAGGATATTGTGCGCCTGCACCGGGCGCTGCTGCAGATGAACCGGGCGCTGGGCCATTTTGAGGCCCAGAGTAAGCTGTGGAAACTGGCGGCAATGGTCCAGGCATCCGGGGCACCGGTATCCAAATGGGTGAGCCGCCAGCTGGCAGAGGGCCAGCCCCATCTGTATCTGCACTGTGTGGGGATCCGGGTCAGCGATCAGCTGGAAAAGCTACTGTGGCGCAGTGTGCCCCATGTGGTGGTCACCTCGGCGACGCTTCGCTCCCTGAACCGGTTTGACCGGCTCCAGGAGCTGAGCGGCCTGAAAGAGAAAGCCGGGGACCGGTTTGTCAGCCTGCCGTCGCCCTTTCACCATGTGGATCAGGGGAAGATTTTGATCCCCCGGATGCGCTATGAGCCGTCCATCGATAACGAGCCCCTGCATCTGGCGGAGATGGCCACATTCTTTCGCCAGGAGCTGGCAAAAGGGGAGCATAAAGGCATGCTGGTGCTGTTTGCCAGTATGCGTGCGCTCCAGTGTTTTCTGACCTTTGTGACCGATCTGCGCCTGACGCTGCTGGTCCAGGGGGATAAACCCCGCTACCGGCTGGTGGAGCTGCACCGTAAACGTATCGAAAAGGGCGAAACCAGCGTGCTGGTGGGGCTACAGTCCTTTGCCGAGGGGCTGGATCTCAAAGGGGAGTACCTCACCCAGGTGCATATTCATAAGATTGCCTTTCCGCCGGTAGACAGCCCGCCGGTGGTGACTGAAGGGGAGTGGCTGAAAAGCCTGAAGCGCTATCCCTTTGAAGTGCAAAGCCTGCCCAGTGCCTCGTTTAACCTTATTCAGCAAGTGGGGCGGCTTATCCGCAGCCACAGTTGCTGGGGGGAGGTTATCATTTATGACCGCCGGTTACTGACCAAAAACTACGGTAAGCGGCTGCTGGATGCGCTGCCGGTATTTCCCCTCTCGCAACCGGAAGTGCCGGAGGCTATAGTGAAGGCCAAAACCGTCACAACCCGTAAGCGCCGCAAACGCTAG
- the rhlE gene encoding ATP-dependent RNA helicase RhlE: protein MSFESLGLNPDILRAVAEAGYSEPTPVQRQAIPVVLAGRDLMASAQTGTGKTAGFTLPLLQRLINNQPHAKGRRPVRALILTPTRELAAQVGENVRQYSSYLNIRSLVVFGGVSINPQMMKLRGGVDVLIATPGRLLDLEHQNAVSLDSVEILVLDEADRMLDMGFIHDIRRVLAKLPARRQNLLFSATFSDEIKSLAGKLLHNPEEVEVARRNTASEQVTQHVHFVDKKRKRELLSYLIGRDNWEQVLVFTRTKHGANHLADQLKKDGITAAAIHGNKSQGARTRALADFKSGAIRVLVATDIAARGLDIEELPWVVNYELPNVPEDYVHRIGRTGRAAATGEALSLVCVDEHKLLRDIERLLKREIPRMAIPGYEPDPSIKAEPIQNGRQGRGQGQGRGGDRRPANGGQGQPRSGQSDRRQGTPRGEGARGGNGASAKPQQRRRPPRKPAAAQ from the coding sequence ATGTCTTTTGAATCCCTCGGGTTAAATCCGGATATTTTACGTGCCGTGGCGGAAGCCGGTTATAGCGAACCGACCCCGGTCCAGCGTCAGGCTATTCCGGTGGTTCTTGCCGGTCGCGATCTGATGGCCAGTGCCCAAACCGGTACCGGGAAAACGGCGGGTTTTACCCTGCCATTATTACAACGCTTAATTAATAATCAGCCCCACGCCAAAGGGCGTCGCCCGGTGCGGGCGCTGATCCTCACCCCAACCCGTGAGCTGGCGGCTCAGGTGGGGGAAAACGTTCGTCAGTACAGCAGCTATCTGAATATCCGCTCCCTGGTGGTGTTTGGCGGTGTCAGCATTAACCCGCAGATGATGAAACTGCGCGGCGGTGTGGATGTGCTTATCGCCACCCCGGGCCGCCTGCTGGATCTGGAACACCAGAACGCGGTCAGCCTCGACAGTGTGGAGATTCTGGTGCTGGATGAAGCCGACCGGATGCTGGATATGGGCTTTATCCATGATATTCGCCGGGTCCTGGCAAAACTGCCTGCCCGTCGCCAGAACCTGCTGTTCTCTGCCACCTTCTCGGATGAGATTAAATCGCTGGCCGGTAAACTGCTGCATAACCCGGAAGAGGTGGAAGTGGCGCGCCGCAACACCGCTTCTGAACAGGTTACCCAGCACGTGCACTTTGTGGATAAGAAACGCAAGCGCGAGCTGCTCTCTTACCTGATTGGCCGGGATAACTGGGAGCAGGTGCTGGTGTTCACCCGGACAAAACACGGGGCCAACCATCTGGCGGATCAGCTGAAAAAAGACGGTATCACCGCGGCCGCTATTCACGGGAACAAGAGCCAGGGCGCGCGCACCCGGGCGCTGGCTGATTTTAAATCCGGCGCGATTCGCGTGCTGGTGGCAACGGATATCGCCGCCCGCGGACTGGATATCGAAGAGCTGCCCTGGGTTGTTAACTATGAGCTGCCCAACGTACCGGAAGATTATGTGCACCGTATTGGCCGTACCGGCCGTGCGGCCGCCACCGGTGAGGCGCTCTCGCTGGTGTGTGTGGATGAGCATAAACTGCTGCGCGATATTGAACGCCTGCTGAAGCGCGAAATTCCGCGCATGGCGATCCCGGGCTATGAGCCGGATCCGTCCATTAAAGCGGAGCCTATCCAGAATGGCCGCCAGGGCCGTGGTCAGGGCCAGGGTCGCGGTGGCGATCGACGCCCGGCAAACGGTGGTCAGGGCCAGCCGCGCAGCGGACAGAGCGATCGCCGCCAGGGCACTCCCCGTGGGGAAGGGGCTCGTGGTGGTAACGGGGCCAGCGCCAAACCCCAGCAGCGCCGCCGCCCGCCGCGTAAACCGGCAGCCGCACAGTAA
- the cecR gene encoding transcriptional regulator CecR has product MSNTPPTSRGEQARNQLIHSALNQFGEYGLHATTRDIAAGAGQNIAAITYYFGSKDDLYLACARWIAGFIQQNLAVFLPQARQLLAASEPDRPAIRALIHQWANQMLHLLTARETINISRFISREQLSPTSAYRLIHDQVIDPLHITFTAMLARYTGRQADDVETILHAQAMVGEILTFRLLQETVLLRTGWKTFDEEKTRVICRVVNQHFDLILQGLSAQQGIVSHE; this is encoded by the coding sequence ATGAGCAATACACCGCCGACCTCCCGCGGGGAACAGGCCCGCAACCAGCTTATCCATTCGGCCCTTAACCAGTTTGGGGAGTATGGCCTGCACGCCACCACCCGGGATATTGCCGCCGGGGCCGGTCAGAATATTGCCGCCATTACTTACTACTTCGGCTCAAAAGACGATTTATACCTCGCCTGCGCCCGCTGGATTGCCGGTTTTATCCAGCAGAATCTGGCGGTTTTTCTGCCCCAGGCCCGGCAACTGCTGGCCGCCAGTGAGCCAGACCGCCCCGCCATCCGGGCGCTGATTCACCAGTGGGCAAATCAGATGCTCCACCTGCTGACCGCCAGGGAAACGATCAATATCAGCCGCTTTATCTCCCGGGAGCAGCTCTCCCCGACCAGCGCCTACCGGCTGATCCACGACCAGGTGATCGATCCGCTGCATATCACTTTTACCGCCATGCTTGCCCGCTACACCGGCCGCCAGGCGGATGACGTAGAAACCATTCTTCACGCCCAGGCCATGGTCGGGGAGATCCTCACCTTCCGGTTACTGCAGGAGACGGTCCTGCTGCGCACCGGCTGGAAAACCTTTGATGAAGAGAAGACCCGGGTTATCTGCCGGGTGGTGAATCAGCATTTTGATTTGATACTCCAGGGGTTATCGGCACAACAAGGGATAGTCAGTCATGAATAA
- the hlyD gene encoding secretion protein HlyD has product MNNKKPLTVLVIILILLLAGGGLWYYFGQDKTFRLYGNVDIRTVDISFRVGGRLDNLAVDEGDTLKRGETIGTLDKAPYENALHQAEANVAAAQAKYDLMTAGYRNEEIAQAQAAVHQARAAWQYAESFHQRQQGLWASRTISANDLDNARSARDQAKANLKAAEDKLSQYHTGNRPQEIAQAKASLSQAEAQLAQAKLDLADTTLTAPSDGTLLTRAVEPGTMLSAGSTVLTLSLTRPVWVRAYVDEVNLNRARPGSEVLVYIDGRPDKPYHGKIGFVSPTAEFTPKTVETTDLRTDLVYRLRIVVTDPDDTLRQGMPVTIEFAPRQQTGEPHNG; this is encoded by the coding sequence ATGAATAACAAAAAACCGCTCACTGTTCTGGTGATCATTCTTATCCTGCTGCTGGCCGGTGGCGGGCTGTGGTACTACTTCGGCCAGGACAAAACCTTCCGCCTGTACGGCAATGTGGATATCCGCACGGTGGATATCAGCTTCCGGGTTGGCGGGCGCCTGGATAACCTGGCGGTGGATGAGGGGGACACCCTCAAACGCGGCGAGACCATCGGCACGCTCGACAAGGCCCCTTATGAGAATGCGCTGCACCAGGCCGAGGCCAACGTGGCGGCAGCCCAGGCGAAATATGATCTGATGACCGCCGGTTACCGTAACGAAGAGATAGCCCAGGCCCAGGCGGCAGTGCATCAGGCCCGGGCCGCCTGGCAGTATGCGGAGAGCTTCCATCAGCGCCAGCAGGGGCTGTGGGCCAGCCGCACCATTTCAGCCAATGATCTGGATAACGCCCGCTCCGCCCGGGATCAGGCGAAAGCGAACTTAAAAGCCGCCGAAGATAAACTCAGCCAGTACCACACCGGTAACCGTCCGCAGGAAATTGCCCAGGCGAAAGCCAGCCTGTCACAGGCCGAGGCGCAACTGGCCCAGGCAAAACTGGATCTGGCGGATACCACCCTGACAGCCCCCTCGGACGGGACACTGCTGACCCGCGCCGTAGAGCCGGGCACCATGCTCAGCGCCGGCAGCACCGTGCTTACCCTCTCCCTGACCCGCCCGGTCTGGGTGCGCGCCTATGTGGACGAGGTAAACCTCAACCGGGCCCGGCCAGGGAGCGAGGTACTGGTCTATATTGATGGCCGCCCGGATAAGCCCTACCACGGTAAAATTGGCTTTGTCTCCCCCACGGCGGAGTTCACCCCCAAAACCGTGGAAACCACCGATTTGCGCACCGATCTGGTCTACCGCCTGCGAATTGTGGTGACCGATCCGGATGACACCCTGCGCCAGGGCATGCCGGTCACCATCGAGTTTGCCCCCCGCCAGCAGACGGGTGAGCCACACAATGGATAA